The DNA window GTAACCAATAGAAAAATAGCTTGCATCATCGTAATACCATTCGTACGACAAATCGTGGTTTTCTGACTCATATGGCAACAATCCTGGGTTACCAATGCTGCCCGTGGCCCGGTATAATCCATCCGAATTATATTGGATAAAGTTAGCAATACTCAAACTACCAATTAACGCACCGTAGCCTGCGCGCGCAATTGTAGTGCTGTATGAATATCTCACCTTCATGTCTTCATGGACATTTAAGTCAAAATCGAAGTTAGGCAACCAATTATCGTAACTCGCCTCTAAACCAGATGGAACCTCTGTACCATCATCACGCGCAATCCACTCGTTTGCCGCCACCCACTCAACTCGAGTGTAATTTCGCGAGGCTGAGCTAGATGTTACATCGGTTTCTTCATATCTCAAGCCAACTAGCACACTGTAAGGTAAATCTACGATTTCGCCTTGATACCGGTACTGCAAAAATGCAGATAGGGTATCTTCTTCGAAGTTATTACCAAAACCTTTTTCAAAGTCTGGACAGAAACCATTTCCACAGCTACCTACTGCGTTAATATCAGGTGCGAGATACAAAGGATTAGATGGGTCTAATGACTCTAGGAACGCTGCACGCGCCGCCACTTCGGTATAATCGAAGATGAAGAAATTATTGTTTATCTGGTCTCCTGCGCTAAACGAATCATACACACCGGACAAACTCGCGGGAGTCATCAAATCAGACATTGCTCCGAGCGCACTCGCTTGAGGTTCACCCCAGGTGTTTCTTTGTACAAGGCTACTGGCTTCAAAATTCGCCACTTTAGATAAGCCCATACCAAAATCAATTGTTTGATCCTCGTCAACATACCACTTACCCGAAAATTGAGTTTGCTCAATATTCATTTCGGCCCAAGAGTTCGAATAAACACTTCCGGTCAAACGCATATCGTCAGGCGACAGCGGATCGTTCGCTGTGGTAGTCGTGACTGGTATATCACCAGTAAAATCAATCGTAGTTGAAGCTCGGCTTCTACCGCGCAAGCCCGCAACTGTTAGAAACGAGTTTGAGCCACGAATTTCATCATCTGGTTCACGCAATGATTTAGAATCGTGATGATCAAGGCTTAATTCCAAAGAATCATTAGGTAGCCATTCTACGTTAATGCCAACCGAATTTAATTCGTTTCTCGAACCGCCACCACCAGCAGCGTGGGGAAAATCAGGCTCTCTATCGAACTCTGAATACACAAGAGGTGACACAACAGGGCCCTCAGACCATAATACTTCGTCTGGAACCTGTGCGACCCAGAAAGACACATCGTTATAGCTCGAAGACACTTCTTGCTCAGCATAGGTGTAATCAAGCGTAACAGTTAAATCATCTCGTGGTGCATATTGCAGTGTTAGTTGAGCATTAGTACGTGTGCGCTCCACTTCGCTTAATTGGTATACAATATTACGCGGTATACCGACTATATCGCCTGCAGAAGGCTGCGTTCCATTTAAGCTGACACCATCGCGTATTGAACCGCCATCCACTTCAGAGAAAAAGTTGGTGGTCGCTGACTGCGCACCATTGTTCCGTTCTTGCACGCTACCAATGAACGCAACACCAAAAGTATTGTCTAGGAAAGTGTTACTATAAATACCTGAAAACTCAGGTGTCCACGTATCGCCGGATATCGTGGACGTGTCATTGACCGCTTTTAGACCGAAACTGGCATTCAAGCCTTCACTGTCGAGCGGCTTGACTGAGAGTATATTAATGGTGGCACCGATGCCCCCAGTGGGCACATGCGCTTTACCTGTTTTGTATATCTCGACTCCAGCAACACCTTCAGCCGCTAAATCACCAAAATCAAAAGAACGACCTAAACCGGAGTTAGTTGGCAGTTGTCTACCATTTAACGTAACTAAATTGAAGTCCGCACCAAAGCCACGCACCGTTACGCGAGAACCTTCACCGTTTACACGGTCAATCGACACACCGGTAATACGCTGTAAAGACTCCGCTAAGTTCGTATCAGGAAACTTACCAATATCCTCTGAAGTAATGGCATCTACTACACCCACAGATTCGCGTTTAGTATCCATAGAACGCATTAAACTGCCGCGGATACCCGTTATCTCGATTATTTCTACTAATTGGGACTGTTCTTCGGCGGAAGACGCACTAGCTACTTCATCAGTTTGTTGAGCGTAAATTGGCGCCATTAAGCTCACTCCGAGGGCGAGCGAAACTCCCTTCGCAATAGGGCTTTTAAGACGATTTTTCTTTTGCATGATATGTGTGTCCCTGGTTCGGATTGTTATCAAAATGTTATAAATTTATTTCCAATGCTAACTTTCGCACAGGATCGAAACGAACAGAACCTTGTTGCGATGAACTGGCTTCACTTTGCGGTAAAGCGGAAGCTCAACAAAATTTGATAGGTTTGAACGCTATACTTTTATCTCTGCCAACTTACTCATCTATGTCTGCTTTTGTTATCGTCTTGCCGTTGCTTCTTGTCAGATTACATAAATACGGAGAAGCGAATCTGCATTCTTAAATATTAACTGTTTTTTTACATGAGTTATTAACATTTGTTAATTTTTTTTTAAGAAATGTTAAAGTAATTGATGGTGAATAAAGATTCAAAATTATATTTCCCCACGACGTTCAATTAACTTTTCTTTAATAAGATGCGCCCGTTCCTCACTGATATCATATTTCCAC is part of the Glaciecola nitratireducens FR1064 genome and encodes:
- a CDS encoding TonB-dependent receptor gives rise to the protein MQKKNRLKSPIAKGVSLALGVSLMAPIYAQQTDEVASASSAEEQSQLVEIIEITGIRGSLMRSMDTKRESVGVVDAITSEDIGKFPDTNLAESLQRITGVSIDRVNGEGSRVTVRGFGADFNLVTLNGRQLPTNSGLGRSFDFGDLAAEGVAGVEIYKTGKAHVPTGGIGATINILSVKPLDSEGLNASFGLKAVNDTSTISGDTWTPEFSGIYSNTFLDNTFGVAFIGSVQERNNGAQSATTNFFSEVDGGSIRDGVSLNGTQPSAGDIVGIPRNIVYQLSEVERTRTNAQLTLQYAPRDDLTVTLDYTYAEQEVSSSYNDVSFWVAQVPDEVLWSEGPVVSPLVYSEFDREPDFPHAAGGGGSRNELNSVGINVEWLPNDSLELSLDHHDSKSLREPDDEIRGSNSFLTVAGLRGRSRASTTIDFTGDIPVTTTTANDPLSPDDMRLTGSVYSNSWAEMNIEQTQFSGKWYVDEDQTIDFGMGLSKVANFEASSLVQRNTWGEPQASALGAMSDLMTPASLSGVYDSFSAGDQINNNFFIFDYTEVAARAAFLESLDPSNPLYLAPDINAVGSCGNGFCPDFEKGFGNNFEEDTLSAFLQYRYQGEIVDLPYSVLVGLRYEETDVTSSSASRNYTRVEWVAANEWIARDDGTEVPSGLEASYDNWLPNFDFDLNVHEDMKVRYSYSTTIARAGYGALIGSLSIANFIQYNSDGLYRATGSIGNPGLLPYESENHDLSYEWYYDDASYFSIGYFNKTVSNFIGGTTLEDVAIFPDLAFPGFGPLFEDAVAALGGTPSNQAIRDWIFENRGGEQGVIPDPNGGGVITGVSGRDNPATFDLATTINSADELTIDGWEVALQHDFVDTGFGVIMNATFANSDNEFNRLLNQQQFTLPGLSDTRNVIGYYDKDGIQVRIAYNWRDEWLSFASGPQPGYVAAYEQWDINASYDFNNGVIVFFEGINITDETTRGFARDNLQVAGVTQTGARYNVGFRYSF